In Clupea harengus chromosome 1, Ch_v2.0.2, whole genome shotgun sequence, one DNA window encodes the following:
- the LOC105894952 gene encoding G-protein coupled receptor family C group 5 member C-like isoform X2, protein MDLTTQPPNGCGPSVQSLYFNLCDLEAAWGIVVEAFAAAGVVGSFMLLIIQMASLPFVPDKTRKSMTLLQVSFLVFTLGLFGLSIAFIVGRDFTTCMVRRFLFGVLFAGCFSCLLMHGLWLVLLERQERGPRGWLLWLGAVAVWLVEVIINTEWMIITVARDPDSKAMLPERSCRITNKDFVMALIYVMVLLVVVVLMAVPSLTHKHRNLRRDAIYILMTGVLSMSIWVTWIVMYIHGNQIVGDVSWDDPTLAIALVSNGWVFLILYTIPEICLLSHENQSAEEPEHEDHMFPTRGVVYENILRRQTQVEQNMYIENKAFTMDEPSTAKKLTSPYSGYNGQLRSCVYQPTELALISKGLTNKDFPREPVIPRASAPHLAQSRSSSLPKPLEPQPLVGMAHTSSGNGLHRQW, encoded by the exons ATGGATCTAACCACTCAGCCCCCGAATGGCTGCGGCCCCTCCGTCCAGTCTCTTTACTTTAACCTGTGCGACCTGGAGGCGGCGTGGGGCATCGTGGTGGAGGCCTTTGCTGCTGCCGGCGTGGTCGGTTCGTTCATGCTGCTGATCATCCAGATGGCCAGCCTGCCGTTCGTGCCCGACAAGACCCGCAAGAGCATGACCCTGCTGCAGGTCAGCTTCCTGGTGTTCACGCTGGGCCTGTTCGGCCTGTCCATCGCCTTCATAGTGGGCCGGGACTTCACCACGTGCATGGTGCGCCGCTTCCTCTTCGGTGTGCTGTTCGCTGGCTGCTTCTCCTGCCTGCTCATGCACGGCCTGTGGCTGGTGCTTCTGGAGCGGCAGGAGAGGGGCCCGCGCGGCTGGCTGCTGTGGCTGGGCGCCGTGGCCGTGTGGCTGGTGGAGGTCATCATCAACACCGAGTGGATGATCATCACCGTGGCGCGTGACCCCGACAGCAAGGCTATGCTGCCTGAGCGCTCGTGCCGGATCACCAACAAGGACTTTGTCATGGCGCTCATCTACGtgatggtgctgctggtggtggtggtgctcaTGGCCGTgccctcgctcacacacaagcacaggaaCCTCCGGCGCGACGCCATCTACATCCTGATGACGGGCGTCCTCTCCATGAGCATCTGGGTCACCTGGATCGTCATGTACATCCATGGCAACCAGATAGTGGGGGACGTTTCCTGGGATGACCCCACCTTAGCCATCGCCCTGGTGTCCAATGGCTGGGTGTTCCTCATCCTCTACACCATCCCTGAGATTTGCCTGCTCAGCCATGAGAACCAAAGCGCCGAAGAGCCTGAGCATGAGGACCACATGTTCCCCACCAGGGGTGTGGTTTATGAGAACATTCTGAGGAGACAAACTCAGGTAGAGCAGAACATGTACATAGAAAACAAGGCCTTCACCATGGATGAGCCCAGCACAG CCAAGAAACTTACTTCTCCATACAGTGGTTACAACGGCCAGCTGCGTAGCTGTGTGTACCAACCAACTGAGCTAGCGCTGATCTCCAAAGGTCTTACCAAT AAGGACTTCCCCCGTGAGCCCGTCATCCCCAGGGCATCTGCCCCTCACCTTGCCCAGAGCAGGAGCAGCTCTCTGCCCAAACCCCTAGAGCCGCAACCTCTCGTCGGCATGGCTCACACAAGCAGT GGAAATGGCTTACATAGGCAGTGGTGA
- the LOC105894952 gene encoding G-protein coupled receptor family C group 5 member C-like isoform X1: protein MLCLGVFRFQSRPNPDSPGPVYFTRLPIALSPRVMDLTTQPPNGCGPSVQSLYFNLCDLEAAWGIVVEAFAAAGVVGSFMLLIIQMASLPFVPDKTRKSMTLLQVSFLVFTLGLFGLSIAFIVGRDFTTCMVRRFLFGVLFAGCFSCLLMHGLWLVLLERQERGPRGWLLWLGAVAVWLVEVIINTEWMIITVARDPDSKAMLPERSCRITNKDFVMALIYVMVLLVVVVLMAVPSLTHKHRNLRRDAIYILMTGVLSMSIWVTWIVMYIHGNQIVGDVSWDDPTLAIALVSNGWVFLILYTIPEICLLSHENQSAEEPEHEDHMFPTRGVVYENILRRQTQVEQNMYIENKAFTMDEPSTAKKLTSPYSGYNGQLRSCVYQPTELALISKGLTNKDFPREPVIPRASAPHLAQSRSSSLPKPLEPQPLVGMAHTSSGNGLHRQW, encoded by the exons ATGTTGTGCCTGGGTGTTTTCAGATTCCAATCAAGGCCCAATCCAGACTCTCCAGGGCCTGTCTACTTCACAAGGCTCCCCATTGCCCTGTCCCCCCGTGTCATGGATCTAACCACTCAGCCCCCGAATGGCTGCGGCCCCTCCGTCCAGTCTCTTTACTTTAACCTGTGCGACCTGGAGGCGGCGTGGGGCATCGTGGTGGAGGCCTTTGCTGCTGCCGGCGTGGTCGGTTCGTTCATGCTGCTGATCATCCAGATGGCCAGCCTGCCGTTCGTGCCCGACAAGACCCGCAAGAGCATGACCCTGCTGCAGGTCAGCTTCCTGGTGTTCACGCTGGGCCTGTTCGGCCTGTCCATCGCCTTCATAGTGGGCCGGGACTTCACCACGTGCATGGTGCGCCGCTTCCTCTTCGGTGTGCTGTTCGCTGGCTGCTTCTCCTGCCTGCTCATGCACGGCCTGTGGCTGGTGCTTCTGGAGCGGCAGGAGAGGGGCCCGCGCGGCTGGCTGCTGTGGCTGGGCGCCGTGGCCGTGTGGCTGGTGGAGGTCATCATCAACACCGAGTGGATGATCATCACCGTGGCGCGTGACCCCGACAGCAAGGCTATGCTGCCTGAGCGCTCGTGCCGGATCACCAACAAGGACTTTGTCATGGCGCTCATCTACGtgatggtgctgctggtggtggtggtgctcaTGGCCGTgccctcgctcacacacaagcacaggaaCCTCCGGCGCGACGCCATCTACATCCTGATGACGGGCGTCCTCTCCATGAGCATCTGGGTCACCTGGATCGTCATGTACATCCATGGCAACCAGATAGTGGGGGACGTTTCCTGGGATGACCCCACCTTAGCCATCGCCCTGGTGTCCAATGGCTGGGTGTTCCTCATCCTCTACACCATCCCTGAGATTTGCCTGCTCAGCCATGAGAACCAAAGCGCCGAAGAGCCTGAGCATGAGGACCACATGTTCCCCACCAGGGGTGTGGTTTATGAGAACATTCTGAGGAGACAAACTCAGGTAGAGCAGAACATGTACATAGAAAACAAGGCCTTCACCATGGATGAGCCCAGCACAG CCAAGAAACTTACTTCTCCATACAGTGGTTACAACGGCCAGCTGCGTAGCTGTGTGTACCAACCAACTGAGCTAGCGCTGATCTCCAAAGGTCTTACCAAT AAGGACTTCCCCCGTGAGCCCGTCATCCCCAGGGCATCTGCCCCTCACCTTGCCCAGAGCAGGAGCAGCTCTCTGCCCAAACCCCTAGAGCCGCAACCTCTCGTCGGCATGGCTCACACAAGCAGT GGAAATGGCTTACATAGGCAGTGGTGA